AacttatattaaatttaatttgtaATTCTATAAGACCCAACTTCTAATAATTTCAACCTGTTCAATTCACTAGTTCATTTCAACACCTTCTGCataaacattacacaatatacaaaattaaaattatttatttattatatattaaatttcgTTAGTGAAAATTCTAATTTCACTATTGTTCGAGAAGTTGGTTTACTAAGACAGCaagtaattattatttatatattcttGTCATGTTTATTGGTGctcctataaaaaaaaaaaatattgctgCAAATTCCAAACTCTTATTAAAACCTCAAcatctaaatataaaataagaaacaacaATACAATACAGTGCGAATCTGAATTAAAACACTACATAATAGGGACCAAACTATGCATAGAATAAGTAGACAAAAGAGTACATAAATGATGAAACCTAAGAAATTGTGAACAACCAAAAAATTTCATCTAATAGCCAACATATATCGATGAAAAAAATCGTTACAATAATATAGTACACCTCGATAATGAACGATATattacattttaattaatataaaaagaagaaaaactcGGATATACAACAACGCAACCACAACATCAGTTGATGATGTTTACTTCCACTGCTAGAAAAACATTACAACATGTGTGTACTCATTTTGGTGTGTCTATGGCATCTATAACATTCAATACTAATGAAAGGGCATTTCTTCCATCACATCTCAATCTCTTCCAGTTCAGGCAAAGGAAAACGAAGGATTGCAGCAATGCCGGTTAGCTCTGTCAGTTCTGTGCCGACAACCAAAAGTTATTTGAATCAGCCTTACCAAATATGTAGTAAAGAACGTGTGTTCGTAGgaaggaaaaaaatttaaagtgagAATGTGACGATGAATGTGTGATTCGGACAGGGAAATACGATTCAAAGCATTACTAGGGGCCGACTAAAAGGCAGGGATGTAAATGCTGGGAGGAAAAGGAAATTAACAATAAGTAATGTATATACTCACGTTCTCCTGAAACATGCATTGACGAGAAAATGAGAGCAGTACCACCTGAATCCTTGACTGAATCGACCAGATTAGCATACTTTTTCCTTGTTGCTACATCAGAACTCCTGTAAAAAGCTAAAAAGTTACACATGTTTACATATGACAACAACAATGAAATTGACTAATCCTATGCACCAAAGATGTCAATTGTTAAAGCTAAGCATGTAAAAAGAGATACTTTAGAACTAAAAATATGCCACGAGTTGCAAATTTATTATCAAGCTATATCTTGAGCCACACAATAATACAGTTTAATTTTTATTGCTCGTAAAGCCCATTAGTTCAACCATGGGACCATAAGATACTCACCTAAAGAGCTCGTCGGTAATGAGAAGTGTCTGGATAGCCATTCGCTCATGAGCAACTTCAACATGCTTTGGTCCATAGCATGCACGATCAGGATCCTAGAAAAGACCCAGCAGAGTAACTTTAACTTCCATAAGTTTCGGGGAAAGGAACACCTTACTGGGATCTCTCTATTGACAAGTGGAAGTAAACTTCATATATGGTGAAAAGCTCGTTCATATAATTAAGAGATTCAGTAAAAAGTACATGCCACACATTTATTGCAAGCTGTTCTTATAACAggaaaaaaacttttaaatataGGTGTTATCCTTAGTTATTTCCGAAAGCATGAAAAGCAGCAGGAAGCATATATATCTAATTAATATCATAATTCGTAAAATATGCCCCAGGGggattgggggggggggggatcaAACAGGCAATCGTTCTTGCAAAAGACCTCTATATCTAACATCCCTAAATTATATAATGTAAGTCTAGTTTTTAGACCTAAATAGCCTATAAACCTGGAAATCAAACACAAATATTTTAATTCAGACTTCCTTATTATATTTCTGTCTGCAAAAAAGTATAGGAAAGGGCACATCAGATGATAATTTCTCTCCGCAAGCCCTCTCATATTAGTATGGCCTCAGTGTTGCAGACAGATATTCCTCTTGCTATTCCAGTAAAACTGCACATAAAATCTGTAGATGAAAGTATACAACTGAGATGCcctaaaatttaataaaagttCAAAGTTGATGATGATTGGATATCTGTGAATTATGACAGAAACTTGCTGGAAACAAATTCAACCAAGATAGGTTGCAAATGAATTTTCAGCATTCAATTGGTAGAAAGGCCTGAAAAAGGCACACACAGGGATATCCGTCATGCATAGTGAAACACCTCGTGTCTGTTCTTCATCTTGAAATATTTCAGATTAGTCGACCTTGATCTCCTTAAACAGGGATATCTGTCATGCATAGTGAAACACCTCGACTTTTATTTGAAACTCTCAAGTCTCTTACAGAACCCAAGATAACAGATACACAAACTAAACACTGTAAAAAGCAAGGAAATAAATTCAAAGCCAAACAATCTGCGTGTACTCTTAgcatatgagagataaaaatctGAAATATCCCAAAGTTATTaagaaatatataaattaaacataGAGACCAAGGATAGAACCTAACatttgaaagcatgttgaaaaaTTCCTTTAGGGCTTGAACCTGATTGAGAttggaagagaaaaagaaactGTAATTCTCAAAGAGTAAGAAAAGGACTTGAACAAACACACAAGTACAAAGAATAAAAGATCATATTAAGTTGGGCAAGGGTCATAAGGTACCTCTTTGGCCGCTTTTGTATCTTTTATCATATTCATGACATTTGGGGCATCCATAACCTCTTTCAAACTATGTCTGTAAACCAGAAAAAAAAGACTCTTGGGCTTAAACACCCGTGCTGGATAATCATTGTACTCATACATATCAACTACAAATAGACAAATAATGAAGGTGATTTGTACTAAAAATAGCAGTACTGATGAGAGAATCACGCTCACAAGTCAGTTCTATACTCTCAAGCGCGTCTAACATACTATGATTTGCATATAAATGTATTGAGAAAGTATCATTTTGAGATGTCAGATGAGGGGATGAGgggaaaagagagaaagagaaagaaaggcATACTTGTATCCTGAGGTTGTATGGACAAGAAGTATGCGTGACTTATTTTCTATTATAGGTCTTAGCTGCCTCCTCTCGGCTTCCAACAACAGGTGACGATGAAACTGATCCTGCACATTCAACCCAAAAAAGATTGAATATCACAACTGAATTAGCATATGCATAGTATAGATATAATTAGATATGCATGCTCTTTCCGTTGTAACATAGCATAAAAGTATGACTAGCCAAGAAGTGTTAACAAAAAagaaaccaaaaacaaaaaataccTTGGTGAATCCTGGACTTGCAATCACAGCACAGCGAACTACTTTGAAATCAACATGCTTGACAAAGGCCTGCAACAGAAATAAGAACCAGTAACATATTGCTTATGgacataaagcaacatcaagaaAGTTGGCAAAAGTCTACCTGTAGAACATTGTCAAAGAATTTATTTAACGCCTGCAAATCAAAGTTAAGAACTCAATTCACTGAGacctcatgttcaaaataattaaattatataaaagctGAAACAAAAGGAGACATACCTTATCATAACCTGCAATAGCTGGTCCATGCTTGCGCGGTATAGAAGTCTCTATACGAGAACGGGTAATAGTCACGCTGTTCAGACAACAGTAACTAGTACATAAGGCTAAATTATGCCATACAATCTAGTTAACTCGGCCTTAACATATAAGTCCGCAATAGAAATTCTGACCTAATCATTCACCTTTTAAAGTATTACATGTTGTTTAAATACAAGAAAAGGAGATGCTCAAAATCTGTTTAAAACTTGTATTCAAAGGACTATGAGATTGTCAAGCTTACCTTTTACCAATAAGAAGTATGTGTGCCAATCCTTCTTGCATCAAAACCACAGCCAGATCAGCGCTCGCAGATGGATCTAAATCATCAAAATGGAAAACCATATTCAGCATAATGAAACGGTAACTCTAATAGCAGTACAAAAACATATATCCATGTTAGAAGCAATACAACTGAAATATCAACAATTATATAGGGGAACTTCTCATCAGTTCAACAGTACTCTATAACGCACACGAAATTGCAGCGAATAATCATGTTCTCACTGCCACTATATGAGTGGAGAAGAAAACCTCTGTAAAATAAGGGCTAAAACACACCTAGACTGAAACAATCTATCTGAGAATAATGCACCTATAAAGGGTTTTCACAATCATGTCAATTGACTATTAATGTATCCATGCACTAAAAAGAAGCATCTACATGTTATAAAACTTGATAAGTTATGGACGAAAAGTTCGGCTATGAACTAAAACACCTAACATTGCAGATAATGTTAATGGCAACacttgaacaaataaaaatataattttatttgagtGCAGTGTGAAAAATACCAGAAGCTTGACGAAGAACCTCCCGTGCCAGTGAGTCCCAGATCACCTAAATTAGATAATCCAAGTCAGAACAAATATACTTTCGTATAAAGCAACTCTGTTCAGGTAAGACTAAGATTGAAACAAACAAGATGCTCATAAATTTGCTAAACAAAAGAACATATAAAAACAGTAAGGATGATGACATAGGAAAAGAATGATCACTTTGAATCACTACTATGCTAAGAAATACAAAATAATTAGTGTGCATACATAAATAGGATTATATGTAAACAAAAGCATGCATACCTTCTAAGAAATTTTCGTTTGATAAGTGTATACCCTTTAAGTAATATATCTAGCAGCAAAAGAAATTATGGCAAATTTCATTCGGCCTGTACCCGATCcacataatttcaagttcacCTGTAATTCTTAGCTTAAACATTTATAGGCGTTTATATTTCGATTGGAATACTCCTTCAATTTCCTATAAGCAGTGACGCCTTCAGGAAATTTTTGAACCATTGTACACTTGTTTATGAGAAATCAATGACAATATACTTGGGGTGTGCTTTTCTGGCGTGTGCTGAAAAATGTGTAGCTATTTCTTGGGTTATTTGGCATGGAATTGTTTACCACTATAACCAGGGTGGAATCATCATTAATGTAGAAGGGTTGTTCCATCTAGAGACAGAAAGGAAGATTGTATGTACACCTTTTTTGCAAGGTATGAACTATGACAAAGGACAGGAATAAGAGATGCCTCGAAGGGGTGCCAGTGGCAGacaaatgaaaattttagttgCTTAAGTAACTGCACCCAAGGTATGGTCTAGCGGTTAATGAAGTGGGTTGAGAGTCATGAGATCTTAGCTTCACATCCCAGCGGAGGTGAAAAGAACTAGGTAATTTCTTCTCATTTGTTTAAACCTTGATGGAAAGAGTTACCTAGTAGGAGGTAACTGCGTTGATGGGAGGTAGCAGGTACCCCGTGGATTGGTCGAGGTGCACGCAAGCTGACCCGGATACCAAAGTTATTAAAAAAGGTAACTTgttctcttcttttttatttcattggttttataataataatgtaAATGTCATGGATAActttatagattttttttac
This sequence is a window from Solanum dulcamara chromosome 10, daSolDulc1.2, whole genome shotgun sequence. Protein-coding genes within it:
- the LOC129870358 gene encoding protein PELOTA 1; amino-acid sequence: MKIVRRDLVPDGPGSVKIIPEEPDDLWVSYNLIAEGDTVLAVTVRKVLREAASGGRDAERVKLKLEIKVENVEYDKEGSALRIRGKNILENEHVKIGAFHTLEIEQHRPFVLRKVIWDSLAREVLRQASDPSASADLAVVLMQEGLAHILLIGKSVTITRSRIETSIPRKHGPAIAGYDKALNKFFDNVLQAFVKHVDFKVVRCAVIASPGFTKDQFHRHLLLEAERRQLRPIIENKSRILLVHTTSGYKHSLKEVMDAPNVMNMIKDTKAAKEVQALKEFFNMLSNDPDRACYGPKHVEVAHERMAIQTLLITDELFRSSDVATRKKYANLVDSVKDSGGTALIFSSMHVSGEQLTELTGIAAILRFPLPELEEIEM